A section of the Neorhizobium galegae bv. orientalis str. HAMBI 540 genome encodes:
- a CDS encoding hydantoinase/oxoprolinase family protein: protein MTKLAFDTGGTFTDFALLDDKGDLHLHKVLSTPRNPAEAVVQGVSELLEKFADVISIENLQVLGATTVVTNAVLERKGVETGFVTTDGFQDMLRIRNEGRYDLYDLNIKYPDPLVTRSNSYGARERIAADGSVMTELKEETVREIAGRLKEKGIRSVAVCLLHAYKYPQHEQRVAALIREEDPDIFVSLSSEVCPEMREFDRASTTVVNAYTRPQMAGHVAHLQREFAARGIDRQVLWMTSSGGLVPSRRAAELPVRLIESGPAAGAVAAAEFGRTAGEDSVLSFDMGGTTAKLCLIPNGEPNVGTDLEVAHYQRFRKGSGFPLKIQSIQMIEIGAGGGSIAAKNPLGLLDVGPHSAGAMPGPAAYQRGGTQPTVTDADILLGYMGTESFVGGSFKVSKDAAREAMTKLADSLDVSVERCAWGIHDLVNESMSKAAAMHATDLGVDPRSLPMVAFGGAGPVHAYGIARKLGISRIICPTGAGVSSAIGLLIAPVAVDLSASHPMPLEAWDVDAMNRLLDDLAAQGAEVVSAAGVPKETIANRYTVDMRHVGQGHEITIVLPDRSLPEEAFLTELRNAFFKLYRELFGRTVAAPVEVITWRLRASGEKDQVTRPHETVTADARKGSRQVYFQELGTFTDTAVYDHYKLPVGHEVKGPAIVEQRESTAVVGPSGVFHVDAHGNLVVNIH from the coding sequence AGGAATCCGGCCGAAGCTGTTGTCCAGGGCGTGTCCGAACTTCTCGAGAAGTTTGCCGATGTGATCTCGATCGAAAACCTCCAGGTACTCGGTGCGACCACGGTGGTCACCAACGCCGTGCTGGAGCGCAAGGGCGTCGAGACCGGCTTCGTCACCACGGACGGTTTTCAGGACATGCTCCGGATCCGGAACGAGGGACGCTACGACCTCTATGATCTGAATATCAAGTATCCAGATCCGCTCGTCACGCGTTCGAACAGCTACGGTGCACGGGAACGCATCGCCGCCGATGGCTCCGTCATGACCGAACTCAAGGAAGAGACCGTCCGCGAGATCGCCGGGCGCCTGAAAGAAAAGGGCATCCGTTCCGTCGCTGTCTGCCTTCTGCATGCATACAAGTATCCGCAGCACGAGCAGCGCGTCGCCGCTCTCATCCGCGAAGAAGATCCGGACATCTTCGTCTCGCTCTCTTCCGAAGTCTGCCCGGAGATGCGCGAGTTCGATCGCGCTTCGACGACTGTGGTCAACGCCTATACCCGCCCACAAATGGCCGGGCACGTTGCTCATCTTCAGCGCGAATTCGCGGCCAGAGGTATCGACCGCCAGGTTCTCTGGATGACATCGTCCGGCGGTCTCGTGCCGAGCCGCCGCGCCGCGGAGCTTCCTGTCCGTCTCATCGAATCCGGCCCGGCCGCTGGCGCTGTCGCTGCTGCTGAGTTCGGACGGACCGCGGGCGAGGATAGCGTCCTCTCCTTCGACATGGGTGGCACGACCGCCAAGCTCTGCCTGATCCCGAACGGCGAGCCGAACGTCGGTACCGATCTCGAGGTCGCGCACTACCAGCGCTTCCGCAAGGGTTCCGGCTTTCCGCTCAAGATACAGTCGATCCAGATGATCGAGATCGGTGCCGGCGGTGGGTCGATCGCCGCCAAGAACCCGCTGGGCCTTCTCGACGTCGGCCCGCATTCGGCAGGAGCCATGCCGGGTCCGGCCGCGTACCAGCGCGGCGGGACGCAGCCGACCGTGACGGACGCCGACATCCTGCTCGGCTACATGGGCACGGAATCCTTCGTCGGCGGTTCGTTCAAGGTGTCGAAGGACGCGGCCCGCGAGGCGATGACCAAGCTTGCCGACTCGCTCGATGTCTCCGTCGAACGCTGCGCATGGGGGATCCACGATCTCGTCAACGAATCCATGAGCAAGGCGGCCGCGATGCATGCGACCGACCTTGGGGTCGATCCCCGGTCTCTGCCCATGGTGGCCTTCGGCGGCGCCGGTCCCGTTCATGCCTATGGTATTGCCCGCAAGCTCGGAATCTCGCGAATCATCTGCCCGACAGGTGCCGGGGTGAGTTCGGCGATCGGCCTGCTCATTGCTCCGGTGGCCGTCGACCTATCGGCAAGCCATCCGATGCCGCTGGAAGCCTGGGATGTCGATGCCATGAACCGCCTGCTCGACGACTTGGCCGCACAGGGCGCGGAGGTTGTGTCGGCCGCCGGCGTGCCGAAGGAAACGATCGCCAACCGCTACACCGTCGACATGCGCCATGTTGGTCAGGGTCATGAGATCACGATCGTTCTTCCGGACCGGAGCCTTCCCGAGGAGGCGTTCCTGACGGAATTGCGGAACGCATTCTTCAAGCTATACCGCGAGCTGTTTGGCCGGACGGTCGCCGCTCCGGTCGAAGTCATCACCTGGAGACTGAGAGCCAGCGGCGAGAAGGACCAGGTCACCCGGCCGCACGAGACCGTCACCGCAGATGCCAGGAAGGGAAGCCGCCAGGTCTACTTCCAGGAGCTCGGCACCTTCACCGACACCGCCGTCTACGATCATTACAAGCTGCCCGTCGGCCACGAGGTCAAGGGACCGGCGATCGTCGAGCAGCGCGAGTCGACCGCCGTCGTCGGTCCGAGCGGCGTCTTCCACGTGGATGCCCATGGCAACCTCGTGGTCAACATTCACTAA